The Faecalibaculum rodentium genome segment CGTTAAACAGCACATCGGTTGATGACCGCTGTCTGTACTTACATTATAGGCTATCCGGCTTATCTTGCAAGAACCAGACCAGGCCATCAGGTTCCTCGAATCAGATGGCTTCCCGGGGTTTGTCAGTCATGGCAGACCCCGTTTTTGCTGCAAACCAAAACAACCCACCGCACATAATCGTGACCTCTATTCACAGACAGCAGCTCTCCGCCAGCGGGTTTGATGAGCAGTCCTCGACTGCCCATCAAACTGGCTGGCGAAACAAAAAGCACGATCAGTGTAGCAGCAACGACCGTGCTCTGGATGATTGCTGGACCACCTGGTGTTCGTTAAACAGCACATCGGTTGATGACCGCTGTCTGTACTTACTGTATCCCTCAGCCAGTTGTCGGGACAACTCTAAGTTATTCAGACAACCCGCTGAGGTTTTTCGATTTCGCCAGCATTCCAGAAACCTGCCCCTGCAAGCTGCCAGGAATCAAAGTTCCCTGATTACTCAAAACAATCCACCGCACCTGATCCTAACCTCTGTTATCAGGATCTGCTCTTGCCAGCGGGTTTGATGAGCAGTCTTCGACTGCCCATCAAACTGGCTGGTGGCTGCTGCTCAATACACCCGGAAATCCTCCTGGATCTCCTCCATCGACTCCCCTTTTTTCAGCCCCAGCATCAGCAGAAGCCTTGCCTTGTGCGGCATCAGATCATACGCCGCAATGGTCTTTTCCTTCGGGTCAAATACCGCATCCGGTATGGCCTCTCCCTCCGGCAAACGGCTTGCGCGCACGATCATACAGTCTCCATCCCAGGCCTCGATCACATCCTGCACCGCCTTCGGGTAATTCCCGGCCCCCGTGCCAGCAATCACCACGCCATCATAGCTCTCCAGCATGTATCGCAGCAAGCCCGGATCTGACTCCTCATGCACATAGAAAATCTCCACCCGGGGCATATCTCTCAAGTCCACATCATTGAACCTTGATTTACTCGTGTGAAACCGGTACGCCCGGTGAATCAGCGAAACCGTCCTGTCCCGGACATATCCCAGAAGCCCGAACTCATTTTGCCGGAAGGCATCTGTGCTCATGGAATCCGTCTTCTTCACATCCCGACCCGCGAACACCATATTCGAGAACACCGCCAGTACACCCATGCCCCTGGCACTATCATCCGCCGCCAGGCGAACAGCCTGCATCAGATTCGCCGGACCGTCCGCGCTCGTTGCCGTCGCCGGCCGCATAGCCCCCGTGATCACCACCGGCTTCGTCACATCCAGCACCAGATTCAACAAAAACGCCGTCTCCTCCAGCGTATCCGTCCCATGGGTGATCACCACGCCATCCACCGACGGATCCGCCTCCAGCTGCTCCACCAGGTTCTTCACCTCACGGTAGGCCCCGAACGTGATGTCATTGGAATCCACCTGACACACCGTGTGCATCTCCAGATCCGCGATTTCCCCCAGACCCGGAACCGAACTCACCACTTCCTCTACCGGCAGTTCCCCCGCCCGGTACCCCGCGGCATCCCCCGCCGGACCGGTGCCCGCAATCGTACCCCCGGTGGCGATCACCGCGATTTTCTTCTTTTCCGCCATATGATCCTCTCTTCCACGCCTCAAGCCAGACGCCCTGACATCCGGCTGTGCCCGAACCAGGTTCTTCCGTATAGCTTGTACATCTGCTCCGCATCCTGCCCCTGCCTGCAGCCGGTTCTACACCTGCAGCCGCACATGGCTTGTGCCCTGATTCTTTTTTACCTGAATCTGGCGGTCAATGGCAGTCTTCAGCCCCGCCACATGGGAAATCACCGCCACACACCGGTACTGTGCGAGCTCCGACAGCACCTGCATGGCCTTGCTCAGGCTTTCCTCATCCAGCGATCCGAAGCCCTCGTCTATGAACAGCGTATCAATGCTGATCCCGGGATTTGCCGCCGCCACCCGGTCACTCAGGCCCATCGCCAGACAGAGACTCGCCTCAAAGGACTCGCCCCCCGACAAAGTCTGCACCGGACGCACCTCGCCGCTGAACCGGTCTTCCACCGCCAGATCCAGCCCGGTCTTTCCTGCACCCTTTTTCTGGCCCTCGCTGCGCACCAGCCGGTACTGCCCCCGGGACAGCTGCAGGAACCGCCGGTTGGCTGCCTCCAGCACCTGATCCAGGTACATCATCTGCACCCAGGCCTCCAGGGAAATCCGCTGCATGCCACTCTGCGTTCCCGCCAAGGTCCGTGCCAGCATGGATACATCCGCCGATGCCTGCTCCAGCTCTGCCTGTTTCGCAAATCCGGCCTCCAGCTTCTTCAGCCGCTGCACATCGTTTCTCAGCACATGATCCCGCTCCTCCAGACGCCGCCGGTCTTCTTCGATATCCCCCGACAAAGTCTGGCGCCGGGTTTCCAGGTCCTTCACCGCCGCCTCAGATACCTGCTCTGCGTCCGGGATCTGGTCCATCGCCGCCTGTGCTTCCGCTGCCCGCGACTCGCAAGCCGCCAGCTGCTTCCGCGACTCCTGCAGCTCCCGGTCAAAGGCATCACACCGCTGCCGCCGCTCCCGGATCTCCGCCTCCAGTTCCTGTGCACCCCGGGTGCCTGTCAACAGAGCCGCCGATGAACGCAACCCAGCCAGTTTCGTCTCCAGAGCTGTCTGTTCTTTCCGCAAAGTCTCCAGCGCCTGTTCCCTGCCCGGCACCTGCCGCTCCAGCCGGGTCTTTTCCTCCATCTGCCTCTCCAGACCCTGGAGCATTGCCTTCGATTCCCGCAGCTTCTGGTCCAGCTCACGGACCGGTACGTCTTCCAGTAACGACAGCCGTCCCTCCCGTTCATGCACCGCCGCCGCAGCCTGCTGCTGCCTGACATCCGCTTCATGCGCCTTCTGCTTCAGACGCTGTACCTGTGCTTCATCCGGTACATCCTGTTCCAGAGGCGCCGGTGCCGGGTGATCCACACTCCCGCACACAGGACAGGGCTGACCGGCTTCCAGTGACGCTGCCAGAATTCCCGCCTGTCCTGCCAGAAACCGCCGGTTTGCCCTGACCCAGGCACCATTGGCCGCCTCGAATTTTTCCAGGGCCTGTCCAAGCGTTTTTCGCACTGCCTCCAGTTCCTGCACAAGCTGCGCACGCTCACGGGCACGGGTCTGCTGCTTCTCCAGCTCCGCGAGCACCGCCCTGGTCTGCTCCAGCTGTACCGGCACCTCCCGCAGCGCCTGCAGCCGGGTCCGGTCTGTTTCCAGTTCTGCCCCGGTTTTCCGGACTTCATCGCCCTTGCGGCCGATGCTTGCCTCCAGAGCCTCCATGTCGGTCTGCAGGCTCTCGGCTTTCCGGGCATCCGCTGCCTGTTTTTCCAGACCGCCAATGGAGTTCCGGTCTTTCGCAAACGCCGCTTCCTGCGGCTCCAGCTCTCTCAGACGCTTCCGGCAGTCCGCCTCTTCCTTGAGCGCTTTGTTCTTTCGCTCCAGCAGCAAGGCCTTCCGCTTCTGTTCCTGTGCCCGGGCCTTGAGCTGTTCTGCCTGCATGATCAGCCCCTGCAATGCGGTCTCCCGTTCCTTCAGAGAAGCCCTGGAAGTGCAGATCTCCGTCGCTTCCGCATCCAGCACCTTCCGGCACGCAGCCCCATCAAAGGGCACACCGTCATACAAAGAAAGCTGCCTGCGTCCCGTTTCATTCTCCGCCACACAGGCCTTGAGCTCCTCCCGCTTCAGCCGGGCCCGTTCCTGCAGCTCTGCCTGGATCCGGTCATAGAGTCCTGTCCCGAACAAGTCCCGGAAGATTTCCTGCCGGCGCTGGGAGTCCGCCGTGAGCAGATCCCGGAAAGCACCCTGGGCAATGAGCACCGTCTGGGAAAACTGGGCCGCGTCCAGTCCCAGCAGGTCGCGGATCCGCGTTGCGGCTTCCCGGTTTTCCAGCACCCCGGTCTCCGTCTTAAGCTCCAGACGCTCGGGGTCCGGGGTTTTCTTGAATTCCTTTTTGTTTTTCTTCAGCTTCGTCTGCATGGGTTCGCGCGTGACGGTATAAACCTGTCCCTTTTCCTCGAAAGTCAGCGACACCCGGGTGACGGTCCCCGGTTCAGCGTTCTTGCACCGCAGCATCTGCGCATCCCGTTCCCGCTGCGAGGGCTGGCCATAGAGGGCATACATGAGGCCATCAAAGAGCACGGTT includes the following:
- a CDS encoding asparaginase, with amino-acid sequence MAEKKKIAVIATGGTIAGTGPAGDAAGYRAGELPVEEVVSSVPGLGEIADLEMHTVCQVDSNDITFGAYREVKNLVEQLEADPSVDGVVITHGTDTLEETAFLLNLVLDVTKPVVITGAMRPATATSADGPANLMQAVRLAADDSARGMGVLAVFSNMVFAGRDVKKTDSMSTDAFRQNEFGLLGYVRDRTVSLIHRAYRFHTSKSRFNDVDLRDMPRVEIFYVHEESDPGLLRYMLESYDGVVIAGTGAGNYPKAVQDVIEAWDGDCMIVRASRLPEGEAIPDAVFDPKEKTIAAYDLMPHKARLLLMLGLKKGESMEEIQEDFRVY
- a CDS encoding AAA family ATPase; protein product: MKPLKLELEAFGPYANREVIDFAAFGGQGLILITGETGAGKTVLFDGLMYALYGQPSQRERDAQMLRCKNAEPGTVTRVSLTFEEKGQVYTVTREPMQTKLKKNKKEFKKTPDPERLELKTETGVLENREAATRIRDLLGLDAAQFSQTVLIAQGAFRDLLTADSQRRQEIFRDLFGTGLYDRIQAELQERARLKREELKACVAENETGRRQLSLYDGVPFDGAACRKVLDAEATEICTSRASLKERETALQGLIMQAEQLKARAQEQKRKALLLERKNKALKEEADCRKRLRELEPQEAAFAKDRNSIGGLEKQAADARKAESLQTDMEALEASIGRKGDEVRKTGAELETDRTRLQALREVPVQLEQTRAVLAELEKQQTRARERAQLVQELEAVRKTLGQALEKFEAANGAWVRANRRFLAGQAGILAASLEAGQPCPVCGSVDHPAPAPLEQDVPDEAQVQRLKQKAHEADVRQQQAAAAVHEREGRLSLLEDVPVRELDQKLRESKAMLQGLERQMEEKTRLERQVPGREQALETLRKEQTALETKLAGLRSSAALLTGTRGAQELEAEIRERRQRCDAFDRELQESRKQLAACESRAAEAQAAMDQIPDAEQVSEAAVKDLETRRQTLSGDIEEDRRRLEERDHVLRNDVQRLKKLEAGFAKQAELEQASADVSMLARTLAGTQSGMQRISLEAWVQMMYLDQVLEAANRRFLQLSRGQYRLVRSEGQKKGAGKTGLDLAVEDRFSGEVRPVQTLSGGESFEASLCLAMGLSDRVAAANPGISIDTLFIDEGFGSLDEESLSKAMQVLSELAQYRCVAVISHVAGLKTAIDRQIQVKKNQGTSHVRLQV